A single genomic interval of Lewinellaceae bacterium harbors:
- a CDS encoding carbohydrate kinase, with product MYLLGYDIGSSSVKAAIVEVETGKTLAVARYPETEMAIQAPQPDWAEQDPDDWWGNVCKATRMLLQDHRIDPARIKGIGIAYQMHGLVLVDEEMRPLRPSIIWCDSRAVEIGEEAFEQLGKATCLRSLLNSPGNFTASKLRWVQQHEPELYARARKFMLPGDYIALKLTGRAATTASGLSEGIFWDFQKNNLSEDLLRHYGIARELAPEMVPTCGLQGRLSAEAAEATGLAPGTPVTYRAGDQPNNAMSLNTLQPGEVAATGGTSGVVYGIVDKLIYDEDSRVNSFAHVNHKPDQPRIGVLLCINGAGIQYSWVKHQLAGNGIDYGEMERLAGSVPAGAEGLSILPFGNGAERMLNNRAVGGHISNLQFNRHGRPHLFRAALEGVAFAFVYGMNILREMGLDVHRIRVGNDNLFQSAVFSSTISTLMGSRIELYDTTGAVGAAKAAGIGAGCYASLEEAMGQAIAVQAFEPLPEKGPYEEAYERWKKELDAKIGRPAAVPL from the coding sequence GTGTATTTACTAGGCTATGATATTGGAAGTTCTTCCGTAAAGGCCGCTATCGTTGAAGTGGAAACCGGGAAAACCCTGGCAGTGGCCAGGTACCCCGAAACGGAAATGGCCATCCAGGCGCCGCAGCCAGACTGGGCGGAGCAAGACCCGGATGACTGGTGGGGCAACGTATGCAAAGCTACCCGGATGCTTTTGCAGGACCATCGCATTGATCCTGCCCGGATAAAGGGCATCGGCATCGCCTATCAGATGCATGGCCTGGTGCTGGTGGATGAGGAAATGCGCCCGTTGCGGCCTTCCATCATCTGGTGTGACAGCCGGGCGGTGGAGATCGGCGAGGAGGCGTTCGAACAACTAGGCAAGGCAACGTGCCTGCGGTCGTTGCTGAATTCTCCCGGCAACTTCACCGCGTCCAAACTGAGGTGGGTGCAGCAGCATGAACCGGAGCTGTACGCCCGCGCACGCAAGTTTATGCTGCCGGGCGATTACATTGCCCTGAAACTGACCGGGCGGGCGGCCACCACGGCCTCCGGCCTGTCGGAAGGCATCTTCTGGGATTTTCAGAAAAACAATTTGTCGGAGGATTTGCTCCGCCACTACGGAATTGCCAGGGAGCTGGCGCCGGAAATGGTTCCTACCTGCGGCCTGCAGGGCCGGCTGAGCGCCGAAGCCGCGGAGGCTACAGGCCTGGCGCCCGGCACTCCGGTCACCTACCGGGCAGGCGACCAGCCCAACAACGCCATGTCCCTGAATACTTTGCAACCGGGTGAAGTGGCGGCTACCGGGGGCACTTCCGGAGTCGTTTACGGCATCGTGGATAAACTGATCTATGACGAAGATTCCAGGGTAAACAGCTTTGCCCATGTGAACCACAAGCCGGACCAGCCCCGGATCGGAGTATTGCTCTGCATCAACGGAGCCGGCATTCAGTACAGCTGGGTAAAGCATCAGCTGGCCGGCAACGGCATCGATTACGGAGAGATGGAGCGCCTGGCCGGCAGTGTGCCGGCTGGGGCCGAGGGGCTGTCCATCCTGCCCTTTGGCAACGGCGCAGAGCGCATGCTGAACAACCGGGCCGTCGGCGGGCACATCTCCAACCTGCAATTCAACCGCCACGGGCGCCCCCACCTCTTCCGGGCGGCCCTGGAAGGAGTGGCTTTTGCCTTTGTCTACGGCATGAACATCCTCAGGGAAATGGGCCTGGACGTCCACCGGATACGGGTAGGCAACGACAACCTTTTCCAGTCGGCTGTCTTTTCATCTACCATTTCTACTCTGATGGGCAGCCGCATCGAACTGTATGACACCACGGGCGCCGTGGGCGCCGCCAAGGCAGCCGGCATAGGCGCCGGCTGTTATGCCAGCCTGGAAGAGGCCATGGGGCAAGCCATTGCCGTGCAGGCCTTTGAGCCGCTGCCGGAAAAAGGGCCTTATGAAGAAGCGTATGAGCGCTGGAAAAAAGAGCTGGATGCTAAAATCGGACGCCCGGCGGCTGTGCCTTTGTAG
- the xylA gene encoding xylose isomerase has translation MSSTTSSANVVIGNREYFKGIDKVKYEGRESDNPLAFKWYDEGRKVGGKTMKEHFKFAVAYWHSFCGTGGDPFGLPTKAFPWLEAADPIRQARDKMDAAFEFITKMGIPYYCFHDYDLVAEGASLSESAKRLEAITDYAREKQQASGVKLLWGTANLFSHPRYMNGAATNPDFQVVAYAGAQVRNALDATIKLGGENYVFWGGREGYLSLLNTNMQRETEHLTRFLHLAKDYARAQGFKGTFFIEPKPAEPSKHQYDYDAATVVGFLREYDLIGDFKLNIEVNHATLAQHTFQHELQVAADAGVLGSIDANRGDYQNGWDTDQFPVNVYELAEAFLVILEAGGIQGGGVNFDAKTRRNSTDLADLFHAHIGGMDAFARALLVANEVLEKSSYKKLREQRYASFDSGQGKAFEAGELSLEQLAGIALKDGEPQQRSGRQELFENIINQYL, from the coding sequence ATGTCTTCAACAACATCATCCGCAAATGTCGTGATCGGCAACCGGGAATACTTCAAAGGAATCGACAAGGTCAAATACGAAGGCCGGGAATCGGATAACCCCCTGGCCTTTAAATGGTACGATGAGGGCCGAAAAGTGGGCGGCAAAACGATGAAGGAGCACTTTAAGTTTGCCGTGGCCTACTGGCACTCCTTTTGCGGCACCGGAGGCGATCCCTTTGGCCTGCCGACCAAGGCATTCCCCTGGCTGGAAGCGGCCGACCCGATCCGGCAGGCACGCGATAAGATGGACGCCGCCTTTGAGTTCATCACCAAGATGGGGATTCCGTATTACTGCTTTCACGATTACGACCTGGTGGCAGAAGGCGCCAGCCTTTCCGAATCCGCCAAAAGGCTGGAGGCCATCACCGATTATGCCAGGGAAAAGCAGCAAGCTTCCGGCGTTAAGCTGCTTTGGGGCACCGCCAACCTCTTCAGCCACCCTCGCTATATGAACGGCGCCGCCACCAATCCGGATTTCCAGGTAGTGGCTTATGCCGGGGCGCAGGTGCGCAACGCCCTGGACGCCACCATCAAACTGGGCGGAGAAAATTATGTCTTCTGGGGCGGCCGGGAAGGCTACCTTTCCCTCCTGAACACCAATATGCAAAGGGAAACGGAGCACCTGACCCGCTTCCTGCACCTGGCAAAGGATTACGCCCGGGCGCAGGGTTTCAAAGGAACCTTCTTTATCGAGCCCAAGCCTGCGGAGCCCAGCAAACACCAATACGATTACGACGCCGCCACGGTGGTGGGATTCCTCAGGGAGTACGATTTGATCGGCGACTTCAAGCTCAACATCGAGGTCAACCACGCTACGCTGGCCCAGCATACCTTCCAGCACGAGCTGCAGGTTGCCGCCGACGCCGGCGTACTGGGCAGCATCGACGCCAACCGCGGAGATTACCAAAACGGCTGGGATACCGACCAGTTCCCCGTCAATGTCTACGAACTGGCGGAAGCCTTCCTGGTCATCCTCGAAGCCGGCGGCATTCAGGGCGGCGGCGTCAACTTCGACGCCAAAACGCGGCGCAACTCCACGGATTTGGCTGACCTCTTTCACGCTCACATCGGCGGCATGGACGCCTTCGCCCGCGCGCTGCTGGTGGCCAACGAAGTCCTGGAAAAATCCAGCTATAAAAAATTGCGGGAACAACGGTACGCTTCATTCGACAGCGGCCAGGGCAAGGCCTTTGAGGCGGGAGAACTCAGCCTGGAACAACTGGCAGGTATTGCCCTCAAGGATGGCGAGCCGCAACAGCGCAGCGGCAGGCAGGAGCTGTTTGAAAACATCATCAACCAGTATTTGTGA
- a CDS encoding sigma-54-dependent Fis family transcriptional regulator, translating into MNSNLQSIKQRFGIIGRSPLLDRALGTAVRVANTDLSVLITGESGVGKEVFSKIIHALSSRKHNKFIAINCGAIPEGTINSELFGHEKGSFTGATSERKGYFESFDGGTIFLDEIGEMPMDTQAFLLRVLETGEFIRVGASKVQRTDVRIIAATNADLFEQVKKNKFREDLYYRLNTVPIQVPALRDRAEDIYLLFRKFAVDFAEKYRTTPIQLEDRAQMVLESYSWPGNIRELKNIAEQVSVLAEDKMVSAEQLARCVPQILKRNLPMIQETGRHNNDEGPGMQEREIFYKLMVDMKNDLNDLKSLVFELIRNNDLRVPDAQDIRGLRAPDSFPQRGNAPASRQDVSDFLSEYHEDTRDTGEQPVNKPIIIHREEAEGYSPSEEVEESLSLEENEKELIYKALKKHNGRRKEAAQDLGISERTLYRKIKQYEL; encoded by the coding sequence ATGAACAGCAACCTCCAGTCCATCAAACAACGATTCGGGATCATCGGCAGATCCCCCTTACTGGACCGGGCCCTGGGGACTGCGGTGCGGGTTGCCAATACCGACCTCTCCGTCCTGATCACAGGAGAAAGCGGCGTGGGCAAGGAGGTTTTTTCCAAGATCATCCACGCGCTGAGTTCCCGCAAACACAATAAGTTTATCGCCATCAACTGCGGGGCCATACCGGAGGGCACCATCAATTCGGAGTTGTTTGGCCACGAAAAGGGATCCTTTACCGGCGCCACCAGCGAGCGAAAGGGCTACTTCGAAAGCTTCGACGGCGGCACCATCTTCCTGGACGAGATCGGCGAGATGCCGATGGACACCCAAGCCTTCCTGCTGCGCGTGCTCGAAACCGGAGAATTCATCCGGGTGGGCGCATCGAAAGTACAGAGAACCGATGTGCGCATTATCGCTGCGACCAATGCCGACCTGTTTGAGCAGGTGAAAAAGAACAAATTCAGGGAAGACCTCTATTACCGGCTCAATACAGTGCCCATACAGGTGCCTGCCCTTCGCGACCGGGCCGAAGACATCTACTTGCTCTTCCGCAAGTTTGCCGTCGACTTCGCCGAGAAATACCGCACCACGCCGATACAGCTCGAAGACCGCGCCCAGATGGTCCTGGAGAGTTACAGTTGGCCCGGCAACATCCGCGAACTTAAGAACATCGCCGAGCAGGTCTCGGTCCTGGCGGAAGACAAGATGGTCAGCGCAGAGCAACTGGCTCGCTGCGTCCCCCAGATTCTAAAACGCAACCTGCCCATGATACAGGAAACCGGGCGCCACAACAACGATGAAGGCCCCGGCATGCAGGAACGGGAAATCTTCTATAAATTGATGGTCGACATGAAAAACGACCTCAACGACTTGAAGAGCCTCGTCTTCGAACTCATCCGCAACAACGACCTGCGCGTGCCCGACGCTCAGGACATCCGTGGCCTGCGGGCGCCGGACAGCTTCCCGCAGCGCGGCAATGCCCCTGCTTCCCGCCAGGACGTCAGCGATTTCCTCTCCGAATACCACGAAGACACCCGGGATACCGGAGAACAACCGGTAAACAAACCGATCATCATACACCGGGAAGAAGCCGAAGGCTATTCGCCTTCCGAGGAGGTCGAAGAAAGCCTCTCCCTGGAAGAGAACGAAAAAGAACTCATCTACAAAGCCCTGAAGAAGCACAACGGCCGCCGCAAGGAAGCCGCCCAGGATTTGGGCATTTCTGAACGGACCTTGTACCGGAAGATCAAACAGTATGAGTTGTAG
- a CDS encoding PDZ domain-containing protein, translating into MKKFTLFLAGALALLFLMPNSALQAQAARNGEVVIVQEIQHDDGSVTTVKKRIQKGDNIESIVEQFNAADGKNVKVHILSDGQETAVRENDEAEETVFFFRRAKEHAQEMDALAEEMEKVEKELESMHIVINGNDFEVDNIEWNSDEPRGERLRSEEATKAFLGVYPDNTDNGVGVALDGIVSGSGAEAGGLQQGDVVTSIGGHATNGTYGLRGALAKLEPGETVPVAYIRDGQTMQAQVTLGGKQYTRRYLNDDRDPCKVFIGVYVGGQAHIGKGVQITGIIGNTPAEADGVEAGDIILAMDDVPVNNNNELLAERNKHEPGQAFKLAIQRGDQQLTVNSRFKTCDNTGMEEPVEEEVIAEEPAEEAQPAIQFPETTLELNGYKAYPNPSFGEVTVQFQADAVPTEIQLSDSSGRVFFQRQLKNFDGYFNEELSLREATPGTITLTIQQGDKLITKQLVLLNRA; encoded by the coding sequence ATGAAGAAATTTACGCTATTCCTCGCAGGCGCTCTGGCCTTGCTTTTTTTGATGCCCAATTCCGCTCTTCAGGCGCAGGCCGCCCGGAATGGGGAGGTTGTCATCGTCCAGGAGATACAACATGACGATGGCAGCGTGACCACCGTTAAGAAGCGGATACAAAAAGGAGACAACATTGAGTCGATTGTGGAGCAGTTTAATGCCGCAGACGGAAAAAACGTTAAAGTGCACATCTTATCCGATGGGCAGGAGACAGCCGTTCGGGAGAACGACGAGGCCGAAGAAACCGTCTTTTTCTTCCGCCGCGCCAAGGAACATGCTCAGGAAATGGACGCCCTGGCGGAGGAGATGGAAAAGGTGGAGAAGGAATTGGAAAGCATGCACATCGTCATTAACGGCAACGATTTTGAAGTCGACAATATCGAATGGAACAGCGATGAGCCCCGGGGGGAACGGCTGCGTTCCGAAGAAGCCACCAAAGCCTTTTTGGGCGTTTACCCGGACAATACGGATAATGGCGTAGGCGTAGCCCTGGACGGCATCGTCTCCGGTTCAGGAGCAGAGGCGGGCGGCCTGCAGCAAGGGGACGTTGTCACCTCTATTGGCGGGCACGCCACCAACGGGACTTACGGCCTGCGCGGCGCCCTGGCCAAGCTGGAGCCCGGCGAAACCGTGCCGGTAGCTTATATCCGCGACGGCCAAACCATGCAGGCGCAGGTAACCCTGGGCGGGAAACAATACACCCGCCGCTATCTCAACGATGACCGCGACCCCTGCAAAGTATTCATCGGCGTCTACGTAGGCGGGCAGGCCCATATTGGCAAGGGCGTTCAGATCACCGGCATCATCGGAAATACGCCCGCAGAGGCGGACGGCGTGGAAGCCGGCGATATCATCCTGGCTATGGATGATGTGCCCGTCAACAACAACAACGAGCTGCTCGCCGAGCGCAACAAACACGAGCCCGGCCAGGCATTCAAACTGGCCATCCAGCGCGGCGATCAGCAACTGACGGTCAACTCTCGCTTCAAAACCTGTGATAATACCGGAATGGAAGAGCCTGTTGAGGAGGAAGTGATCGCAGAAGAGCCGGCGGAAGAAGCACAACCGGCTATCCAGTTCCCGGAAACGACGCTGGAACTGAACGGCTATAAAGCTTATCCCAATCCTTCTTTCGGCGAAGTAACGGTGCAATTCCAGGCGGATGCCGTTCCAACTGAGATCCAGCTTTCCGATTCCTCGGGCCGCGTCTTCTTCCAGCGCCAACTGAAAAACTTCGACGGCTACTTCAACGAGGAGCTGAGCCTGAGAGAGGCTACTCCCGGCACGATCACGCTTACGATCCAGCAGGGAGACAAGTTGATTACCAAGCAACTGGTGTTGTTGAACCGGGCCTGA
- a CDS encoding DUF4349 domain-containing protein — translation MKTKIWIILTLLAALSAACDGRGVQYENAAGSTEDYADYNAESKAQTAEEAQFGQQEGQPEQLTPEKKVIRTANMRMEVKDYAAALASIKKLVGAYEGELIGENEQQYGGRLENTLVIRVFPRRFDSLLLDFEQLAAHVDFKSVNSEDVTRQYIDLETRLASKRAVVTRYRELLRQAKNVEEVLAVEENLRKVVEEIESIEGQLQYLSRQVDFSTVNLTIYEEGSQLSTSRTFWSRIGEGFQDGWKLLKNLAVGLVTIWPILLILAILSLWLIRRRRKQG, via the coding sequence ATGAAAACGAAGATTTGGATCATTTTAACTCTTTTGGCAGCCCTGAGCGCTGCTTGTGACGGCCGGGGCGTTCAGTATGAAAATGCAGCGGGAAGCACGGAAGATTATGCGGACTACAATGCAGAAAGCAAGGCTCAAACGGCGGAGGAAGCCCAATTTGGCCAGCAGGAAGGGCAGCCCGAACAACTCACGCCGGAGAAAAAAGTCATCCGAACCGCCAATATGCGGATGGAAGTGAAGGACTATGCAGCGGCCCTGGCTTCCATTAAAAAACTGGTTGGGGCATACGAAGGAGAACTCATTGGCGAAAACGAACAACAGTACGGAGGGCGCCTGGAAAACACCCTGGTAATCCGGGTTTTTCCCCGGCGTTTCGACTCTTTGCTACTGGATTTTGAACAACTGGCGGCGCATGTGGACTTCAAGTCCGTCAATTCGGAAGACGTAACCCGCCAGTACATCGATCTGGAAACCCGCCTGGCTTCCAAGCGGGCAGTAGTAACCCGCTACCGGGAATTGCTGAGGCAGGCAAAAAATGTGGAAGAGGTGCTGGCTGTGGAGGAAAACCTGCGCAAAGTGGTTGAAGAGATCGAATCCATCGAGGGGCAGTTGCAATACCTCAGCCGCCAGGTGGATTTCAGCACCGTCAACCTCACCATTTATGAGGAAGGCAGCCAACTCAGCACCAGCCGCACATTTTGGAGCCGCATCGGCGAAGGCTTTCAGGATGGCTGGAAGCTGCTGAAAAACCTGGCTGTCGGCCTGGTAACCATCTGGCCCATCCTCCTGATACTGGCCATCCTTTCCCTATGGTTAATACGGAGAAGGCGCAAGCAGGGGTGA
- a CDS encoding YhdH/YhfP family quinone oxidoreductase, which produces MDKTFKALWVTEQPDQSFSREVVQRGIDSLPAGEVLIRVHYSSLNYKDALSASGNKGVTRNYPHTPGIDAAGVVAESQSSDFQPGDEVLVTGYDLGMNTSGGFAGYVRVPASWVVPLPPGLSLRESMIYGTAGFTAALSVYQLQRHDIKPESGRVVVTGATGGVGSVAVGILGKAGYEVVAVTGKPEAGGFLRELGAGEVIGREEVDDQSGKPFLKARFIGAVDTVGGNILATLLKSLHYGGVATCCGLVQSPKLNTTVFPFIIKGVSLIGIDSVQCSQAVRKVVWSKLANEWKLDQLEALVEECSLEELPEKIGLILEGKLKGRTVVRLR; this is translated from the coding sequence ATGGACAAAACATTTAAAGCCCTTTGGGTAACCGAACAACCTGACCAATCTTTCTCCCGGGAAGTCGTCCAGCGCGGCATCGACAGCCTGCCGGCGGGGGAGGTGCTCATCCGCGTCCACTATTCCTCTTTGAACTATAAAGACGCCTTGTCCGCTTCCGGAAACAAAGGCGTAACGCGCAACTATCCCCATACCCCCGGCATTGACGCCGCCGGCGTGGTGGCTGAAAGCCAGTCTTCCGATTTTCAGCCTGGCGATGAAGTACTGGTTACCGGCTACGACCTGGGCATGAATACTTCCGGCGGATTTGCCGGGTACGTCCGCGTGCCTGCCAGCTGGGTGGTGCCTCTGCCCCCGGGGTTGAGCCTGCGCGAAAGCATGATCTATGGAACGGCGGGCTTCACCGCAGCGCTTTCTGTGTACCAGCTTCAACGCCACGACATAAAACCGGAGAGCGGTAGGGTAGTGGTGACCGGAGCCACCGGCGGCGTTGGCAGCGTGGCTGTGGGCATCCTGGGCAAGGCCGGCTACGAGGTAGTGGCCGTGACCGGCAAACCGGAAGCCGGAGGTTTCCTGCGCGAGCTCGGCGCCGGCGAGGTCATCGGCAGGGAAGAGGTGGATGACCAATCCGGCAAGCCTTTCCTCAAAGCCCGCTTCATCGGCGCGGTGGATACTGTGGGCGGCAACATCCTGGCCACCCTGCTGAAAAGCCTGCACTACGGAGGCGTCGCCACCTGCTGCGGCCTGGTGCAGTCGCCAAAATTGAATACGACGGTCTTCCCATTTATCATCAAAGGAGTCAGCCTCATCGGCATAGATTCGGTGCAGTGCAGCCAGGCCGTGCGGAAGGTAGTATGGAGCAAGCTGGCCAATGAGTGGAAGCTGGATCAGTTGGAAGCGCTCGTTGAGGAATGCAGCCTGGAAGAGCTCCCGGAAAAAATCGGCCTCATCCTGGAGGGGAAGCTGAAGGGCCGGACAGTGGTGCGGCTAAGGTGA
- a CDS encoding XisI protein, translating into MDTLNQYKGYIENILHHYAGRKPVNRPELEYQLAIDKERLQFILLAVGWHNNEFIHNWIFHVQLKGDKIWVYEDRTDPGIKVLLMERGVPEPDIVLGFLPEYERGPVSPIAVG; encoded by the coding sequence ATGGATACCTTAAACCAATATAAAGGCTACATCGAAAATATTCTTCACCATTATGCCGGCAGAAAGCCCGTCAACCGCCCCGAGTTGGAGTATCAGTTGGCCATTGACAAGGAACGGCTTCAGTTCATATTACTGGCAGTGGGCTGGCACAATAATGAATTCATACACAACTGGATTTTCCACGTGCAGCTTAAGGGAGACAAAATCTGGGTGTATGAGGATAGGACAGACCCCGGTATCAAAGTCTTGTTAATGGAAAGAGGGGTTCCGGAACCGGATATTGTCCTTGGGTTCCTACCCGAATACGAAAGAGGGCCGGTTTCGCCGATTGCCGTTGGTTAG
- the miaB gene encoding tRNA (N6-isopentenyl adenosine(37)-C2)-methylthiotransferase MiaB, which translates to MYDNNPTLAGIQKKMDESRQGEAFFPERAGGADQSSKHFYIESYGCQMNFSDSEIVASILAEAGYRPTRFLEEADLILINTCSIREKAEETVRKRLRIFDKVKTQRPGTLVGVLGCMAERLKAQFLEEEKLVDLVVGPDAYRDLPNLIGTAEDGDKGINVFLSREETYADISPLRLDSNGVAAFISIMRGCDNMCSFCVVPFTRGRERSRNAFSIVAEAASLFEKGYREVTLLGQNVDSYKWENPETGERVSFAKLLEMVAQVAPELRVRFSTSHPKDITDEVLYTIAKHENICNYIHLPVQSGNSRILELMNRTYDREWYMNKVRRIYEVIPDCAISSDIITGFCSETEEEHQDTLSIIEFAGYSMSYMFYYSERPGTLAARKFEDDVPLKIKKRRLQEVIRLQTQVSYQHNLKDIGKAFKVLIEGDSKRSEQDFKGRNAQNKMVVFPKVEGLKPGDYCYVKIKEATSATLKGEVVEGLN; encoded by the coding sequence ATGTACGACAACAACCCCACCCTTGCAGGCATACAAAAGAAGATGGACGAAAGCCGCCAGGGTGAAGCGTTTTTCCCGGAACGGGCCGGCGGAGCAGATCAAAGCAGCAAGCATTTCTACATCGAAAGCTACGGCTGCCAGATGAACTTCAGCGACAGCGAGATCGTCGCCTCCATCCTGGCGGAGGCCGGCTACCGGCCCACCCGTTTCCTGGAGGAAGCCGACCTCATCCTGATCAACACCTGCTCCATCCGCGAAAAGGCGGAAGAGACAGTGCGTAAGCGCCTGCGCATCTTCGACAAGGTGAAAACGCAACGCCCGGGAACGCTCGTAGGGGTGCTGGGCTGCATGGCCGAACGCCTGAAAGCGCAGTTCCTGGAGGAAGAAAAGCTCGTCGACCTGGTTGTAGGCCCGGACGCTTACCGCGACCTGCCCAACCTGATCGGCACAGCTGAAGATGGAGATAAGGGCATCAACGTTTTCCTCTCCCGGGAAGAGACCTACGCCGACATCAGCCCATTGCGGCTGGACTCTAACGGCGTGGCAGCCTTCATTTCCATCATGCGGGGATGCGACAATATGTGCTCCTTCTGCGTGGTGCCCTTCACCCGGGGGCGCGAACGCAGCCGCAACGCCTTCAGCATCGTCGCGGAAGCCGCCAGCCTTTTCGAAAAAGGCTACCGGGAAGTGACGCTGCTGGGGCAGAACGTCGATTCCTATAAATGGGAAAACCCCGAGACCGGGGAACGGGTTTCTTTTGCCAAACTCCTGGAGATGGTGGCCCAGGTGGCGCCGGAACTGCGCGTCCGCTTTTCTACTTCCCATCCCAAAGACATCACCGACGAGGTGCTATACACCATAGCGAAGCACGAAAACATCTGCAATTACATCCACCTTCCGGTGCAGTCGGGCAACAGCCGCATCCTGGAACTGATGAACCGCACCTACGACCGGGAGTGGTATATGAATAAGGTCCGCCGCATCTACGAGGTCATTCCTGATTGTGCCATCTCTTCCGATATCATCACCGGCTTTTGCAGCGAAACCGAGGAGGAACACCAGGATACGCTGAGCATCATCGAGTTTGCCGGCTACAGCATGTCTTATATGTTTTATTACTCAGAACGCCCGGGCACCCTCGCCGCGCGCAAGTTCGAAGACGATGTGCCCTTAAAAATCAAAAAACGGCGCCTGCAGGAAGTCATCCGGTTGCAAACCCAGGTCTCTTACCAGCACAACCTGAAAGACATAGGCAAGGCGTTTAAAGTGCTGATCGAGGGAGATTCCAAGCGCTCGGAACAGGATTTCAAGGGCCGCAATGCCCAGAACAAAATGGTCGTTTTCCCGAAAGTGGAAGGGCTTAAACCTGGCGATTACTGCTATGTTAAAATAAAAGAGGCGACCAGCGCTACGTTGAAAGGAGAGGTTGTTGAGGGGCTGAATTAG
- a CDS encoding beta-lactamase family protein — protein MKKIIFQSFVLVFIGSCSYLPKDSNDSSTRNVNAGCISQKESVERKVQLERGIRGQVKFLGEPENFSSITNKMSEYNIPALSLAVINQGKIEWADIYQNANFPEEQKLDCTSIFQAASLSKPVTFLAALRMHSAGEIDLDKNIQNYLKDFVLPQGKQTAENPVTFRNIFSHTSGIIAGGYQGYAKNLALPSDLDVLKGSAGVNSPAIAVIAQPNTTLAYSGGAYTLAELALQDIYSDSFANIMKRWILEPVGMDNSDFSQPLPASKFEQAAKGYTQSGEVLNGGWRNYPEQAAAGLWSNSIDMAKFLIEIYKAYQGKSSIFSQSDIKSIISHERDGHVYGFVLNRSGDDISITHYGGNAGYRTGMTIDLTTGNGLAYLTNSDNGGSLGNELLLSASQVYGWQHFKQTNVHRNKLSSEVLQELPGEYKWNNQIDLSIKFDENNDLISLYFPNGDEYKLTPIRGDELDFIHPNTGVKVSFIKKDNLRSFILYGQRAVKLNTDKQ, from the coding sequence GTGAAAAAAATAATTTTTCAATCTTTTGTTTTGGTTTTCATTGGTTCTTGTTCCTACCTGCCAAAAGATTCCAACGATTCAAGCACCCGCAACGTTAATGCCGGTTGCATTAGCCAAAAAGAATCAGTTGAAAGAAAAGTCCAACTAGAGCGTGGAATTCGTGGGCAAGTGAAGTTTTTGGGAGAGCCGGAAAATTTCAGCTCCATAACAAACAAAATGTCAGAGTATAATATTCCGGCATTATCTCTTGCTGTAATAAATCAAGGTAAGATTGAATGGGCAGACATTTATCAAAATGCGAATTTTCCCGAAGAACAAAAACTCGACTGTACGAGCATTTTCCAGGCAGCATCACTGTCTAAACCAGTAACGTTTCTAGCTGCGCTGCGTATGCATTCTGCTGGTGAAATAGACCTGGATAAAAATATCCAAAATTACCTGAAGGATTTTGTATTACCCCAAGGTAAACAAACAGCAGAGAACCCAGTTACGTTTCGTAATATTTTCTCCCATACTTCAGGAATCATTGCTGGTGGATATCAGGGATACGCTAAAAATCTCGCCTTACCCTCTGATCTAGATGTTTTAAAGGGTAGTGCCGGAGTCAATTCCCCTGCTATTGCGGTTATTGCACAGCCCAATACAACACTGGCCTATTCAGGTGGTGCTTATACGTTAGCTGAATTAGCACTTCAGGACATATACAGTGATTCGTTTGCGAACATAATGAAACGCTGGATTCTCGAACCGGTTGGAATGGATAACTCTGATTTCAGTCAACCACTGCCTGCTTCGAAATTCGAACAAGCAGCCAAAGGTTACACCCAATCCGGCGAAGTTTTAAATGGAGGTTGGCGTAACTACCCTGAACAAGCGGCAGCGGGACTTTGGAGCAATTCTATTGATATGGCTAAATTCCTAATTGAAATTTACAAAGCCTATCAAGGCAAAAGCTCGATATTTTCACAGTCCGATATTAAATCTATAATAAGCCACGAACGAGATGGCCATGTTTATGGATTCGTATTGAACCGGTCTGGTGATGATATTTCTATCACTCACTATGGTGGCAATGCAGGTTACCGTACCGGCATGACAATAGATCTTACGACCGGAAATGGTTTGGCCTATTTGACCAATTCAGATAATGGCGGCAGCCTAGGAAATGAGCTTCTCTTATCAGCCTCACAGGTATACGGATGGCAACACTTTAAGCAAACCAATGTCCACCGCAATAAATTAAGCTCCGAAGTTTTGCAGGAATTGCCGGGTGAATATAAGTGGAATAACCAAATAGATCTTTCTATTAAATTTGATGAAAACAATGATCTAATTTCACTTTATTTTCCGAATGGAGATGAATACAAGCTTACCCCAATTCGTGGTGATGAACTGGACTTTATTCATCCAAATACAGGTGTGAAAGTTTCATTCATAAAAAAAGATAACCTCCGTTCATTCATCCTGTATGGGCAACGTGCTGTTAAATTAAACACAGACAAGCAATGA